The following proteins come from a genomic window of Streptomyces sp. Sge12:
- a CDS encoding aldose epimerase family protein, whose product MSTQLSAGGAEVTVDQENGCRISSLRIDGTELLRQGPRYGAFPMVPWCGRVANGRFRDGATVHQMPLNHPPHALHGFARDAPWRPAGAGATEAAFAYDLTDPWPYHGRVTQVVSLAEDSLTLTMGVETYGDSFPAQVGWHPWFLRNLEAGGPDAEVSFEPAWQEERGADHIPTGNRIDPKPRPWDDCFGMPHGVDVTLTWPGALELRVTSRAEWVVIYDEEPEAVCVEPQSGPPNGLNTLPRLVTPVDPLEVSTTWTWRRLG is encoded by the coding sequence ATGAGTACGCAACTGAGCGCCGGCGGCGCCGAGGTGACGGTCGACCAGGAGAACGGCTGCCGGATCAGCAGCCTGCGCATCGACGGGACGGAACTGCTGCGCCAGGGTCCCAGGTACGGGGCCTTCCCGATGGTCCCGTGGTGCGGCCGGGTCGCGAACGGGCGGTTCCGCGACGGCGCGACCGTCCATCAGATGCCGCTCAACCACCCGCCGCACGCGCTCCACGGCTTCGCCCGCGACGCACCCTGGCGCCCGGCCGGAGCCGGCGCCACCGAGGCCGCCTTCGCCTACGACCTCACCGACCCGTGGCCGTACCACGGCCGGGTGACCCAGGTCGTCTCGCTCGCCGAGGATTCGCTGACCCTCACGATGGGCGTCGAAACGTACGGGGACTCCTTCCCGGCCCAGGTCGGCTGGCACCCCTGGTTCCTGCGCAACCTCGAGGCGGGCGGCCCCGACGCGGAGGTCTCCTTCGAGCCCGCATGGCAGGAGGAGCGCGGCGCCGACCACATCCCCACCGGCAACCGCATCGACCCGAAGCCCCGCCCCTGGGACGACTGCTTCGGGATGCCGCACGGCGTCGACGTCACCCTCACCTGGCCCGGTGCCCTCGAGCTGCGGGTCACCAGCCGGGCCGAATGGGTGGTCATCTACGACGAGGAGCCCGAGGCGGTCTGCGTGGAGCCCCAGTCGGGCCCGCCGAACGGGCTGAACACCCTCCCGCGCCTGGTCACCCCGGTGGATCCGCTGGAGGTCTCCACCACCTGGACCTGGCGCCGTCTCGGCTAG
- a CDS encoding SRPBCC family protein, with amino-acid sequence MEHQVFVPVPADDLRAVLRDPARVARCVPGLQQDADTDAGPVSGRLKVRVGGSTVTYRGALTVTERDPGHFAFDGEGTEVRGRGTVKFALELRLTPVPEGTRLDFTATATADGRAAAFPPEATATALQRLLDRAAGQLTLGSAPDDPVAESESVAGGGADDVSEVSASLFETEVPPPSLDPFLAGQFDSTDGAPQPPAEAAHARRTMIGRSAEEVDHAPPRGRYAPVPAPASATAGDSLRWIAPAAALALASAVVIGRALRRRR; translated from the coding sequence ATGGAGCATCAGGTGTTCGTTCCGGTACCGGCAGACGATCTCCGCGCCGTGCTGCGCGACCCCGCCCGGGTGGCCCGGTGCGTGCCGGGACTCCAGCAGGACGCCGACACCGACGCCGGGCCGGTCTCGGGCCGGCTCAAGGTCCGCGTCGGCGGGAGCACCGTGACCTACCGGGGGGCCCTGACCGTCACCGAGCGGGACCCCGGGCACTTCGCCTTCGACGGCGAGGGGACGGAGGTCCGGGGACGCGGGACCGTGAAGTTCGCCCTGGAGCTGCGGCTGACACCCGTCCCGGAGGGGACCCGGCTGGACTTCACCGCCACGGCCACCGCCGACGGGCGCGCCGCCGCCTTCCCGCCCGAGGCCACGGCCACGGCCCTGCAGCGGCTGCTGGACCGGGCGGCCGGGCAGCTGACCCTCGGGTCCGCGCCCGACGACCCGGTGGCCGAGTCCGAGTCCGTGGCCGGCGGGGGCGCGGACGACGTCTCCGAGGTCAGCGCCTCCCTGTTCGAGACCGAAGTGCCGCCTCCTTCCCTGGACCCCTTCCTCGCCGGTCAGTTCGACAGCACCGACGGGGCCCCGCAGCCCCCGGCCGAGGCCGCCCATGCCCGCCGCACCATGATCGGCCGCAGTGCGGAGGAGGTGGACCACGCGCCGCCGCGCGGCCGGTACGCCCCGGTCCCCGCGCCCGCCTCCGCCACCGCCGGCGACAGCCTGCGCTGGATCGCCCCGGCCGCCGCCCTCGCGCTGGCCTCGGCCGTCGTGATCGGCCGGGCCCTGCGCCGTCGTCGCTGA